One genomic segment of Ricinus communis isolate WT05 ecotype wild-type chromosome 3, ASM1957865v1, whole genome shotgun sequence includes these proteins:
- the LOC8259484 gene encoding TATA-binding protein-associated factor 2N isoform X2 gives MSRPGDWNCRSCQHLNFQRRDSCQRCREPRPGERGDHYSSFGGRGSSSFGFTGPDVRPGDWYCTFGNCGAHNFASRSSCFKCGASKDESSGGFDGEMSRMRGFGFGSGSTSRSGWKSGDWICTRSGCNEHNFASRTECYRCNAPRDLSAANSSY, from the exons atgagcaGACCAGGAGACTGGAATTGCAGGTCATGCCAGCACCTGAACTTCCAAAGGAGAGATTCATGCCAGCGTTGTAGAGAGCCAAGGCCTGGAGAAAGAGGTGATCATTATAGCAGTTTTGGGGGGCGAGGGAGCTCATCTTTTGGGTTTACAGGGCCTGATGTTAGGCCTGGTGACTGGTATTGTACGTTCGGTAACTGTGGAGCTCATAACTTTGCAAGCCGTTCCAGCTGCTTCAAGTGTGGTGCATCCAAGGACGAATCTTCTGGTGGATTTGACGGCGAAATGTCAAGGATGAGAGGTTTTGGCTTCGGTAGCGGCAGCACCAGTCGCTCAGGATGGAAATCTGGAGACTGGATCTGCACGAG GTCTGGGTGCAACGAGCACAACTTTGCTAGCAGGACTGAATGCTATAGATGCAATGCACCAAGGGATTTATCAGCTGCCAACTCTTCATATTGA
- the LOC8259484 gene encoding uncharacterized protein LOC8259484 isoform X1 — MSRPGDWNCRSCQHLNFQRRDSCQRCREPRPGERGDHYSSFGGRGSSSFGFTGPDVRPGDWYCTFGNCGAHNFASRSSCFKCGASKDESSGGFDGEMSRMRGFGFGSGSTSRSGWKSGDWICTRLLYTLCLGATSTTLLAGLNAIDAMHQGIYQLPTLHIDHRFTIFAGTEWLEYCCKERIETIATCHISKIVPFWPCLYFSFFISIGCLSLYYSAEGSLIGRIDV; from the exons atgagcaGACCAGGAGACTGGAATTGCAGGTCATGCCAGCACCTGAACTTCCAAAGGAGAGATTCATGCCAGCGTTGTAGAGAGCCAAGGCCTGGAGAAAGAGGTGATCATTATAGCAGTTTTGGGGGGCGAGGGAGCTCATCTTTTGGGTTTACAGGGCCTGATGTTAGGCCTGGTGACTGGTATTGTACGTTCGGTAACTGTGGAGCTCATAACTTTGCAAGCCGTTCCAGCTGCTTCAAGTGTGGTGCATCCAAGGACGAATCTTCTGGTGGATTTGACGGCGAAATGTCAAGGATGAGAGGTTTTGGCTTCGGTAGCGGCAGCACCAGTCGCTCAGGATGGAAATCTGGAGACTGGATCTGCACGAGGTTATTATATACATTAT GTCTGGGTGCAACGAGCACAACTTTGCTAGCAGGACTGAATGCTATAGATGCAATGCACCAAGGGATTTATCAGCTGCCAACTCTTCATATTGATCATAGATTTACTATTTTTGCG GGTACTGAATGGCTGGAGTACTGCTGCAAGGAGAGAATCGAGACGATTGCTACATGCCACATTTCCAAGATTGTTCCCTTTTGGCCCTGCctttatttttccttctttatttcGATCGGTTGTTTATCACTTTACTATTCTGCTGAGGGGAGTttaattggaaggatcgatgttTGA